GAGCCGGACCATCATCACGTCCGGCCTGACCTGGGTTGTCGTGGTGGCCCTTCTCGCGCTGGGCGGCGAGGCGCTCCGACCGTTCTCGTTCGTCATGACGATCGGGATCATCGTCGGGACCTACTCGTCGATCTACATCGCCAGCCCGATCCTTGTCGTCTGGAAGCACTACTTCAAGAAGAAGGGGAAGTTCGCGGCCACCGGGGCCCGGCCGGGCGCCCGGAAGGTCCGGGCCTCCTGAGCCCCGGCGGGACGACCCGCACCGCGCTCGCCCGCTCGCTATAATCCCCCGAGCGGGAGGACGACGGCCCCATGGTGCGGCGGTTCGAGGACATCCTGGAGCGCGTCGAGGAGTACAATCCCGGCGCGGACTTCGGGCTCTTGCGGCGGGCGTATGTCTTCTCCGCCCGCGAGCACCGGAGCCAGGTTAGGCAGTCCGGCGAGCCGTACCTCACCCACCCCCTCGAGGTCGCGTACACGCTGGCGGAGCTGCGCCTGGACACGTCGAGCCTCGTCGCCGGGCTCCTCCACGACGTCGTCGAGGACACCCTCACCTCCATCGACACGGTCGGCGAGTATTTCGGCGAGGACGTGTCCCACATCGTCGCCGGGGTCACCAAGATCTCGAAGCTCCAGTTCGCATCCGCCGAGCAGGCGGAGGCCGAGAACCTCCGCAAGATGATCCTGGCCATGGTGGACGACATCCGCGTGATTCTCGTCAAGCTCGCGGACCGTCTTCACAACATGCGGACGCTGGAGTTCCTGGACCCGGTACGCCGGGAGAGGATCGCCCGGGAGACGTCCGAGATCTACGCCCCCATCGCGAACCGGCTGGGGATCGGCCGGATCAAGACGGAGCTCGAAGACCTCGCGTTCCAGCATCTCGAGCCCGACGCCCACCGCGCGCTGACCGAGGCGCTCGAGGCCCGGCGGAAGGTCACCGGCGACTTCATCGAGGAAATCCGCGCGAAGCTCGCGGCGGCGCTCGAGCAGGCGGGGATCGAGGCGGAGATCCGCGGCCGGATCAAGAGCACCGCCTCGATGCAGCGCAAGATCAAGCGGCAGCGGATCGAGGTCGAGCAGATCTACGACTACGTGGCCTTCCGCATCCTGACGTCGTCGGTGAAGGACTGCTACGGCGCGCTGGGGATCGTGCACTCCGAGTGGCGTCCGGTCCCCGGGCGGATCAAGGATTTCATCGCGATGCCCAAGCCGAACATGTACCAGTCCCTCCACACCTCCGTGATGACCGACAAGGGACAGCCGTTCGAGGTGCAGATCAGGACCCACGAGATGCACCGCATCGCGGAGGAGGGGATCGCCGCGCACTGGCACTACAAGGAGGGTGGGCGCCTCTCCGGGCAGGACTCGGACCGCGTCGCGTGGCTCAGGCAGCTCCTCGAGTGGCAGCAGGATCTCAAGGACCCCCGGGAGTTCCTCGAAATGGTCAAGGTGGACCTCTACCCGGAGGAAGTCTACACGTTCACCCCCAAGGGAAGGGTGCTCTCGTTCCCGCGGGGGGCGTCCCCGGTGGATTTCGCCTACGCGATTCACACGGAGGTCGGCCACCACTGCGTCGGGGCCAAGGTCAACGGGCGGATCGTTCCCTTGAGGAGCCAGCTCCAGAACGGCGACATCGTCGAGATCATGACCCAGCCCGGCCACAACCCGAGCCGCGACTGGCTCGCGCTGGCCCGGACGACCCGGGCGCGGAGCAAGATCCGGGCCTGGCTCAAGGCGAACGATCGGGCGCGCTCGGAGGCGCTGGGGCGCGAGCTGGTGGACCGCGAGTTCCGCAAGTACAAGCTCTCGCTGCGCGCGGCCGCCGAGGACGGCCGGGTGGCCGAGGCACTGCGCAAGCTCGGCCTCGCGGACCTCGAGGACTTCTTCGCGGCGGTGGGGTACGGCAAGGTCGCGCCGCACGCGCTGGTCGCCGCCGTCGTACCCCCGTCCGAGCTCCAGCCCCGGACCGACGGCGTCGTCGCGAGGGTCGTGAAGCGGGCGCTGGGACTCGCCGACCGGGGGATCAAGGTCCGCGGCATGGACGACGTCATGGTCGTCCTCGCGCGGTGCTGCAACCCGGTCCGCGGCGAGGAGATCGTCGGGTACATCACGCGGGGGAAAGGGGTGTCGGTCCACTCCGTCCAGTGTCCCAACGTGACCCGCCTGCTGTTCGCCTCCGAGCGGCGGATCGACGTGGAATGGGACACGGCGCAGGGCGCCGCGTCCGTCTACGACGTCAGGCTGGTGCTGGGGGTGGACGACCGGCCGGGAGTCCTCGCCAAGATCCTGTCGGCGATCGCCGACGAGAAGAGCAATGTCAAGAACATGGATGCCAAGACGTTCGAGGGGAGCGATGCGAGGGTGAGCCTCGTGCTGGCGGTGACCGATCGTCAGCAGATGCAGCGCGTGATGGACCGGATCCGGAGGATCGGCGGGGTGCGGCAGGTGGATCGCGTCCTGAGCTGAGCCCGCGCGACGCGACGGCTCAGGTCGGGGGCGGGGAGGGGACATGCGGGAGACGGTGCGGACGGATCGGGCCCCGGCGGCGGTGGGGCCGTACTCGCAGGCGGTGAGGGCCCGTGGGACCGTGTGGGTGTCGGGACAGATTCCGCTCGATCCGGCCACCGGGGCGATCGTTCCGGGGGACGTGGAGACCGAAGCCCGTCAGGCGCTTCGCAATGTCGGAGCGATCCTCGAAGCTGCCGGAAGCGGTCTCGACCGTGTGGTCAAGACCACGGTCTACCTGACGGACCTCGACGATTTCGAGCGGGTGAATCGCGTGTACGCTGAACTCGTGCCCTCACCGCCGCCGGCGCGGGTCTGTGTCGAGGTGTCGCGGCTACCGCGGGGCGCCCGCGTCGAGATCGATGCCGTGGCCTTGGTGGATTGACCGGCGAAACCGCCGCGCCCCGCGCGCGAAGGTGCCGGCGCGCGCGGATCGCTAGCCGACGGCCTTCCGGATCGTGCCGTTGCGGAGACAGCGGGTGCACAGCCTCATCCGCTTCGTCCCCCCCCGCTCCGTCATCACGCGCACCTCCTGCAGGTTCGGGAGGTACTTGCGGGACGTGACGTTGTGGGCGTGCGACACGTTCCGCCCGAAGACCGTCTTCTTGCCGCAAATCTCGCACACTCGAGCCATCGCTTGTCCTCGGAGAGCCAGGCTGCTGCCCGCTAGAGCCGCCGCGCGAAACCCGCATGCTATTGGAGCCCGGGGCTCGTGTCAAGGATCCCCCGGTGCCGGGCCGGTGGTCCGCGAGAACCGCCGCCCCCACCTTCGCGTCGACGCCCCGGACGCCCCGCGAGCCGCGAGCCGCTTCGCCATCGAGACCAACTGATCCCGCTTGGCGGCCGCGGCTGGGGCACATGGTTGCTTTCGTCCCGCGCGCATCTATATTACACCCTCGGCCGTTATCCGGAAGGTCCGTAAAACCCGGAAGGCCTCGCCGTTCTCACAACGCGGCGGAGCAGGACAAACGTGGATGGCAGGAACGAAACGGTCCGAAGATGACCCGAGGGATCGCCGGGAGGCCGGCGCGAAGAGCGGGGGTCGTTTCCGCTTGACTCATTCGGAACGGATGACCTAGCTTAAAGTCCTACTTGAGGTTCCGGGTTTTCGGGCCTCGAGAAGGTGGTGAGGGCGAACATGCTCTTCGGACGCAGCCGCAACCTGGTCGGACTCGACATCGGTGACAGCTCCATCAAGGTGGTCGAACTCAAGGACATGGGGAAGGGCCGGGGGTACCAGCTGGCGAAGCTGGGCTGGGAGCCGCTGTCCGCCGAGGCCATCGTGGACGGCGCCATCATGGACTCCCAACTCGTGATTGAGACCGTCCAGCGGCTGTTCCAGCGCCTCCGCATCCGAAACCTCGACGTCGCGACGGCCCTGTACGGCCACTCGGTGATCGTCAAGCGGATCAGCCTCCCCACCATGGGCGAGGCCGAGTTGGCGGAGTCGATCCACTGGGAGGCGGAGCAGTACATCCCGTTCGCGATCGAGGACGTCAACCTCGACTACCAGATCCTGGAGGGCTCGAGCCTCTCGGGCGAGGGGAACATGGACGTGCTCCTCGCCGCCGCGAAGAAGGACAAGATCAACGACTACGCCGCCGTGATCAGCCAGGCCGGGCTCAACCCGATCACGGTGGACATCGCGGCGTTCGCCCTCCAGAACGCGTTCGAGGTCAACTACGAGTTCGAGCCGCACCAGGTGATCGCGCTTGTGGACCTCGGAGCGGCGGTCGCTTCGATCACCGTGCTGCACGGCGGGACCTCCGTGTACTGGAGGGACATCAACATCGGCGGGAACCAGTACACCGACGCGATCCAGAAGGAGCTGAACCTCTCCGCGGAGCAGGCCGAGCGGCTGAAGAGGGGCGACGAGATCGAAGGGGTCCCTTACGAGAGGATCCTCCCGATCCTCTCGGCCGTGAACGAGGACATCGGCAGCGAAATCCAGAAGACCCTGGACTTCTTCAAGCAGATCTCCGCCGCCGACGAGCCTCTGGACCGGCTGTACCTCACCGGGGGTGCCTCCCAGGTGGTCCACCTGAAGGAGTCGCTCGGCGACCGGCTCCACACCCAGGTCGAGATTCTGAACCCGTTCCGGAAGATCCCTCCCGCGGGACGCGAGGCCGCGCCCGAGATGATCAACGAGATGATGCCCACCGCCTCGGTCTCCGTGGGGTTGGCGCTCCGACGCATGGGGGATTGAGCCCATGATCAAGATCAACCTGCTGGCCGAGAAGAAGGCCGTCAAGGCGAAGACCCCGTCGTCCCTCAAGTTCGACGGGCTCGGGGGTACGCAGAATCTGCTCCTCGCCGGGGTCCTGATCCTGGGCGTCATCGTGGCCGGCAGCTGGTGGTGGGTCCGCGCCTCGGAGCTCAGGACCTGGAAGGCCAAGCAGGCCGCCGCGGAGGTCGAACTGACCCGGCTGCAGGAGGTCCGGAAGAAGGCCGAGTACTTCAAGAAGCAGAAGGAGCTCCTGGAGCGGAAGATCAACCTGATCACCGAACTCAAGAAGAAGCAGTCCGTGCCGGTCCATATCCTGGACCAGATCTCCAAGAACCTGCCGGACTTCCTCTGGCTGGACTCGATGTCCGCCGTTCAGAACCAGATCAGCATCACGGGCCGGGCCACCACCTACACCGCGGTGTCGAACTTCTACGACAACCTTGCCGCCTCGGGTTACTTCACCAGCGTGGTTCTGGGGAAGACCTCGGAGGTGCCGCAGGGGGTCTCCTTCAGCCTGTCGTGCAAGTTCGCATCGCCCAAGGAAGCGGCCGCACCCGCGCCGCAGGGTTGATCGCGTCACCATGAGACGGCTTCTCTACCGAGCACCGCGTTGCGCCTCCGGGTCGCGCCCGTCCCACCGACGGACGGCCGCCCGGTTCGGCGCGTGACGGGGAGTCGAAGCGATGCAGAAACTGCCGTTCTACGCACAGGTTCTCATGATGGTGGTGCTCGCCGCGCTGCTCGTCGGCGTCGCCTACTGGGTCATGCCGGGCCTGAAGAACATGGGCGAGCAGATCCAGCGGATTCGAGCCGATTACACCGAGAAGGAGCGGCAGATCCGGGAAGGGCAGGCGATCGAGCAGAAGCTCCCCGAGTTCGAGCGGGAGATCAACAACCTCCAGCGCAAGCTCGGCGACATCCAGCAGATCCTCCCGACCGGCCCGGAGACGGGCGATCTGCTCCGCTGGATCAAGAACATGACCGACCAGTCCAACCTCGGGCTGAAGTCGTTCGGGCCCGGCGACCTGAAGCCGGTGGACTTCTACAAGGTCTTTCCGATCGAGATGGACGTCGTCGGACGCTACCACGATCTCGGCATCTTCCTGGACCGGGTGAGCAAGTACTCGCGGATCATCAACGTCGACAACCTCCGTC
This sequence is a window from Terriglobia bacterium. Protein-coding genes within it:
- a CDS encoding type 4a pilus biogenesis protein PilO, whose protein sequence is MQKLPFYAQVLMMVVLAALLVGVAYWVMPGLKNMGEQIQRIRADYTEKERQIREGQAIEQKLPEFEREINNLQRKLGDIQQILPTGPETGDLLRWIKNMTDQSNLGLKSFGPGDLKPVDFYKVFPIEMDVVGRYHDLGIFLDRVSKYSRIINVDNLRLAALPGGGDKTIRANFTATTFVYEEPPTEKVEEAKK
- a CDS encoding bifunctional (p)ppGpp synthetase/guanosine-3',5'-bis(diphosphate) 3'-pyrophosphohydrolase, whose protein sequence is MRRFEDILERVEEYNPGADFGLLRRAYVFSAREHRSQVRQSGEPYLTHPLEVAYTLAELRLDTSSLVAGLLHDVVEDTLTSIDTVGEYFGEDVSHIVAGVTKISKLQFASAEQAEAENLRKMILAMVDDIRVILVKLADRLHNMRTLEFLDPVRRERIARETSEIYAPIANRLGIGRIKTELEDLAFQHLEPDAHRALTEALEARRKVTGDFIEEIRAKLAAALEQAGIEAEIRGRIKSTASMQRKIKRQRIEVEQIYDYVAFRILTSSVKDCYGALGIVHSEWRPVPGRIKDFIAMPKPNMYQSLHTSVMTDKGQPFEVQIRTHEMHRIAEEGIAAHWHYKEGGRLSGQDSDRVAWLRQLLEWQQDLKDPREFLEMVKVDLYPEEVYTFTPKGRVLSFPRGASPVDFAYAIHTEVGHHCVGAKVNGRIVPLRSQLQNGDIVEIMTQPGHNPSRDWLALARTTRARSKIRAWLKANDRARSEALGRELVDREFRKYKLSLRAAAEDGRVAEALRKLGLADLEDFFAAVGYGKVAPHALVAAVVPPSELQPRTDGVVARVVKRALGLADRGIKVRGMDDVMVVLARCCNPVRGEEIVGYITRGKGVSVHSVQCPNVTRLLFASERRIDVEWDTAQGAASVYDVRLVLGVDDRPGVLAKILSAIADEKSNVKNMDAKTFEGSDARVSLVLAVTDRQQMQRVMDRIRRIGGVRQVDRVLS
- a CDS encoding pilus assembly protein PilM; this encodes MLFGRSRNLVGLDIGDSSIKVVELKDMGKGRGYQLAKLGWEPLSAEAIVDGAIMDSQLVIETVQRLFQRLRIRNLDVATALYGHSVIVKRISLPTMGEAELAESIHWEAEQYIPFAIEDVNLDYQILEGSSLSGEGNMDVLLAAAKKDKINDYAAVISQAGLNPITVDIAAFALQNAFEVNYEFEPHQVIALVDLGAAVASITVLHGGTSVYWRDINIGGNQYTDAIQKELNLSAEQAERLKRGDEIEGVPYERILPILSAVNEDIGSEIQKTLDFFKQISAADEPLDRLYLTGGASQVVHLKESLGDRLHTQVEILNPFRKIPPAGREAAPEMINEMMPTASVSVGLALRRMGD
- a CDS encoding PilN domain-containing protein translates to MIKINLLAEKKAVKAKTPSSLKFDGLGGTQNLLLAGVLILGVIVAGSWWWVRASELRTWKAKQAAAEVELTRLQEVRKKAEYFKKQKELLERKINLITELKKKQSVPVHILDQISKNLPDFLWLDSMSAVQNQISITGRATTYTAVSNFYDNLAASGYFTSVVLGKTSEVPQGVSFSLSCKFASPKEAAAPAPQG
- the rpmB gene encoding 50S ribosomal protein L28 translates to MARVCEICGKKTVFGRNVSHAHNVTSRKYLPNLQEVRVMTERGGTKRMRLCTRCLRNGTIRKAVG
- a CDS encoding RidA family protein; translation: MRETVRTDRAPAAVGPYSQAVRARGTVWVSGQIPLDPATGAIVPGDVETEARQALRNVGAILEAAGSGLDRVVKTTVYLTDLDDFERVNRVYAELVPSPPPARVCVEVSRLPRGARVEIDAVALVD